The following are from one region of the Vitis riparia cultivar Riparia Gloire de Montpellier isolate 1030 chromosome 14, EGFV_Vit.rip_1.0, whole genome shotgun sequence genome:
- the LOC117931064 gene encoding putative germin-like protein 2-1, whose amino-acid sequence MKKMVINTLACIALSAMSFFLASASDPSPLQDFCVAVNDTKTTVFVNGKVCKDPKVATANDFFFSGLRVPGNTSNKLGSMVTPENVAQIPGLNTLGISLARVDYAPYGLNPPHTHPRAREILTVLEGTLYVGFVTSNPDNRLISKVLYKGDVFVFPEGLIHFQLNVGKTKAVAIAALSSQNPGVITIANAVFGSKPAISADVLTKAFQVDKNVVDYLQSQF is encoded by the exons ATGAAGAAGATGGTCATTAACACCCTCGCATGCATTGCACTCTCGGCTATGTCATTTTTCCTTGCCTCTGCCTCCGATCCTAGTCCTCTTCAGGACTTTTGTGTGGCTGTTAATGACACAAAGACCACTG TGTTTGTTAATGGGAAAGTCTGCAAGGATCCAAAGGTTGCGACAGCAAATGATTTCTTCTTTTCAGGGCTTCGGGTTCCTGGAAATACCTCAAACAAACTTGGGTCAATGGTCACACCGGAAAATGTGGCTCAGATACCCGGACTCAACACCCTTGGCATTTCACTAGCTCGTGTTGATTATGCCCCATATGGTCTCAATCCTCCCCACACCCACCCCCGTGCCAGGGAGATACTGACCGTCCTGGAGGGAACACTTTATGTTGGCTTCGTGACCTCTAATCCTGACAACCGCCTCATCTCCAAGGTCCTTTACAAAGGAGATGTTTTCGTCTTCCCAGAGGGTCTCATTCACTTCCAGCTCAATGTGGGAAAAACAAAAGCAGTCGCCATTGCTGCATTGAGTAGCCAGAACCCTGGCGTGATCACCATTGCCAATGCGGTATTTGGCTCAAAGCCAGCAATTTCAGCTGATGTTCTTACAAAGGCCTTCCAAGTGGACAAGAACGTGGTTGACTATCTTCAATCTCAGTTCTAG